A stretch of Corynebacterium timonense DNA encodes these proteins:
- a CDS encoding alanine/glycine:cation symporter family protein yields the protein MDGILSTLNDLIWSNWLVYLCLGAGAYFTLATVFLQIRCLPDMIKQLAQGEKSESGISSFQSLMISLAGRVGVGNIAGVATAIAFGGPGAVFWMWLVALLGSSTSFVECTLAQIYKERDQDTGEYRGGPAYYIEKAYRHTAARPFAVVYAIVFAVAMILATSYFLPGIQANGVSAALTNAWSVPAWVSATVMAVLLGVIIVGGVKRIATFASLVVPFMALIYIIVAIVVLFANASQIPEVFGLIFNAAFDREAVFSGMLGVAIMWGVKRGIYSNEAGQGTGPQSAAAEVSHPAKQGFVQAFAVYVDTLFVCSATAFIIISTDMYKVFEGESEDGAVRYAGSLPDGIPVGPGFVQAGLDSFASGIGPSFVALAIMFFAFTTVLAYYYMAEVNFTYLNRWVRNETARRVLIWALRVLIVVSVFVGATSTPGAAWMLGDIGVGSTAWLNIVAILVLQVPALKCLWDYRRQKKAGLDPQFDPEALGIKNADFWVARKAEMVANGTWPTAGDPTVKEAV from the coding sequence GTGGACGGGATTCTTTCTACCCTCAACGACCTGATCTGGTCGAACTGGCTGGTGTACTTGTGCCTCGGCGCGGGCGCGTACTTCACCCTCGCTACTGTCTTCCTGCAGATCCGCTGCCTGCCCGACATGATCAAGCAACTCGCGCAGGGCGAGAAGTCCGAGTCGGGCATCTCCTCCTTCCAGTCGCTCATGATCTCGCTCGCCGGCCGCGTCGGCGTGGGCAACATCGCGGGCGTGGCCACGGCCATCGCCTTCGGCGGGCCCGGCGCCGTGTTCTGGATGTGGCTCGTGGCGCTGCTCGGCTCGTCGACCTCCTTCGTCGAGTGCACCCTGGCGCAGATTTACAAGGAGAGGGACCAGGACACCGGCGAGTACCGCGGCGGGCCCGCCTACTACATTGAGAAGGCCTACCGCCACACCGCGGCGCGCCCCTTCGCTGTGGTCTACGCGATCGTCTTCGCCGTGGCGATGATCCTGGCCACCTCCTACTTCCTGCCGGGCATCCAGGCCAACGGCGTCTCCGCCGCGCTGACGAACGCTTGGTCAGTGCCCGCGTGGGTGTCCGCGACCGTCATGGCCGTGCTGCTCGGCGTCATCATCGTCGGCGGCGTCAAGCGCATTGCTACCTTCGCCTCGTTGGTGGTCCCGTTCATGGCGCTGATCTACATCATCGTCGCCATCGTCGTCCTCTTCGCCAACGCCTCCCAGATCCCGGAGGTCTTCGGGCTGATCTTCAACGCCGCCTTCGACCGCGAGGCCGTCTTCTCCGGCATGCTCGGCGTGGCCATCATGTGGGGCGTCAAGCGCGGCATCTACTCCAACGAGGCAGGCCAGGGCACCGGCCCGCAGTCCGCCGCCGCCGAGGTCTCGCACCCGGCGAAGCAGGGCTTCGTTCAGGCCTTCGCGGTCTACGTGGACACCCTCTTCGTCTGCTCCGCGACCGCCTTCATCATCATCTCCACCGACATGTACAAGGTCTTCGAGGGCGAGTCTGAGGACGGAGCTGTGCGCTACGCCGGTTCGCTTCCCGACGGCATCCCCGTCGGCCCGGGCTTCGTCCAGGCGGGCCTGGACTCCTTCGCCTCGGGTATCGGTCCCTCCTTCGTGGCCCTGGCCATCATGTTCTTCGCCTTCACCACCGTGCTGGCCTACTACTACATGGCCGAGGTGAACTTCACGTACCTCAACCGGTGGGTGCGCAACGAGACGGCGCGTCGCGTGCTCATCTGGGCGCTGCGCGTGCTCATCGTGGTCTCCGTGTTCGTCGGCGCGACGAGCACCCCGGGCGCGGCCTGGATGCTCGGCGACATCGGCGTCGGCTCCACCGCGTGGCTGAACATCGTGGCCATCCTGGTCCTCCAGGTCCCTGCCCTGAAGTGCCTGTGGGACTACCGCCGGCAGAAGAAGGCGGGCCTGGACCCGCAGTTCGACCCGGAGGCGCTGGGCATCAAGAACGCCGACTTCTGGGTGGCGCGCAAGGCCGAGATGGTCGCCAACGGCACCTGGCCCACCGCGGGTGATCCCACTGTGAAGGAAGCCGTCTAG